The following coding sequences are from one Prochlorococcus sp. MIT 1314 window:
- a CDS encoding TVP38/TMEM64 family protein: MNKIQKFLSVVFFIAIFVVLIFLIQNYGIEPLRNKIESMGIWAPFGIFILRGVSIILPALPSSAYSLLAGSLLGFQKGYMTIIFSDIVFCQAAFFIARNYGRVPVRNLVGVKAMKKIESFNQNQLEENFFLMTGLLMTGLFDFLSYAIGIGGTRWKIFTPALIISLLISDSILVAVGAGVSQGAGLFLGVALLGMFALATISGLAKNKIPK, from the coding sequence ATGAATAAAATACAGAAATTTCTCTCAGTAGTTTTTTTTATCGCAATATTTGTTGTATTGATTTTTTTAATTCAAAATTATGGAATTGAACCCCTAAGGAACAAAATAGAAAGTATGGGAATTTGGGCCCCTTTTGGAATTTTCATACTAAGAGGAGTAAGTATTATTTTACCGGCTCTTCCAAGTTCAGCTTATTCTCTGCTAGCCGGTTCATTATTAGGATTTCAAAAAGGTTACATGACAATAATCTTTTCTGATATCGTTTTTTGCCAAGCTGCTTTCTTTATTGCAAGAAATTATGGGCGAGTCCCTGTAAGGAATTTAGTAGGCGTAAAAGCAATGAAAAAAATTGAAAGTTTTAATCAAAACCAACTAGAAGAAAATTTCTTTCTAATGACAGGCTTACTAATGACTGGCCTTTTTGATTTTCTAAGCTATGCAATTGGTATTGGAGGAACTCGCTGGAAAATATTCACTCCAGCATTAATAATAAGTCTTCTGATCAGTGATTCTATACTAGTAGCTGTAGGAGCTGGTGTTAGTCAGGGAGCAGGATTATTTCTGGGAGTAGCTCTTTTAGGAATGTTTGCATTAGCTACTATTTCAGGATTAGCAAAAAATAAAATTCCTAAATAA
- a CDS encoding R-phycoerythrin subunit beta, whose translation MSVSKNNQLLSADNKLNDLSNIKQFINSANSRLDAITSITNNSHAIAADAVTAMICENQDSVNSQISLNTTNKMSVCLRDGEIILRIVAYLLISNDESVLEKSCLKDLKNTYLALGVPLRNARRVIELMRDATISDLNSTVNNMLGKKGFLPELISETEFQFERILNLLN comes from the coding sequence ATGTCAGTTTCAAAGAATAATCAATTATTGTCCGCTGATAACAAACTAAATGATTTAAGTAATATAAAACAATTTATTAATAGTGCAAATTCTAGATTAGATGCAATCACCTCAATAACCAATAATTCACATGCAATTGCAGCAGATGCTGTAACAGCAATGATTTGTGAAAATCAAGATTCAGTTAATTCACAAATATCTTTAAATACAACTAACAAGATGTCCGTTTGTTTAAGAGACGGAGAAATAATCTTAAGGATTGTTGCTTATCTTTTAATTTCTAATGATGAATCAGTTTTAGAAAAAAGTTGTTTGAAGGATCTCAAAAATACTTATCTCGCTCTTGGGGTGCCTTTAAGAAATGCAAGAAGGGTTATTGAACTAATGCGAGATGCAACAATCTCTGATTTAAATTCAACAGTTAATAATATGCTAGGAAAGAAAGGCTTTCTTCCTGAACTAATATCTGAAACAGAGTTTCAATTTGAAAGGATACTTAATCTTTTAAACTAG
- a CDS encoding phycobiliprotein lyase, with protein MTKNLKTIDQFIDQSIGEWKSIRSTHTLAFQEFENSTSKIYIRNINSKNKKVIEIFKNNKLSLNLENTAISIKWQAISDWEEDDMSEGDETILIFLPKDENSGIVLRNKGYTESFITSSNYFVDEQNNLHIKTIYKSKVSEERISFLSTHIRSRFSTIRNLDNNSLIQTSHTSEIRNLASLKD; from the coding sequence TTGACGAAGAATCTAAAAACAATTGATCAATTCATCGATCAAAGTATAGGAGAGTGGAAATCCATAAGAAGTACTCATACTTTAGCTTTTCAGGAATTTGAAAACTCAACTAGTAAAATATATATAAGAAATATCAACTCAAAAAATAAAAAAGTTATTGAAATTTTTAAAAATAACAAATTAAGTTTAAACCTAGAGAACACAGCCATTTCTATAAAATGGCAAGCTATTAGTGATTGGGAAGAAGATGATATGAGTGAAGGAGATGAAACTATTTTGATATTTTTACCCAAGGATGAAAATTCAGGAATTGTTTTACGAAATAAAGGTTATACAGAATCCTTTATTACATCATCCAATTATTTTGTTGATGAACAAAATAACTTACATATTAAAACCATCTACAAATCAAAAGTTTCCGAAGAAAGAATTTCCTTTTTATCCACTCACATAAGATCCAGATTTTCTACTATTAGAAATCTAGACAATAACTCCTTGATACAGACCTCCCATACTTCAGAGATAAGGAATTTAGCTAGTTTAAAAGATTAA